Proteins encoded within one genomic window of Hahella chejuensis KCTC 2396:
- the guaD gene encoding guanine deaminase: MTSSISAHRGPLFHMLADPAEVGEEASYQYWEDGLLVVADGKIIAAGAYSDLLSTLPDGAVIENHPDSLIVPGFIDTHIHYPQTEMIGAFGKQLLEWLNTYTFPTERDFQDPQHARRVARVFLDELLKNGTTTALVFGTVHPESVDMFFEEALERNLRMICGKVMMDRNAPDYLCDTAESSYQDSKALLEKWHGKGRLLYAVTPRFAPTSTPEQLAAAGRLRQEHPDAYMHTHLSENLAECAWVKELFPQCANYLDVYDHYGLLGKRAVLAHGIHLCEDEWKRLHSSDSALAFCPTSNLFLGSGLFALEEAERHKVKVGLGTDVGGGTSFSLLQTLNEAYKVMQLRGQALTPFKSFYLATLGGARALELDHCLGGFTAGKEADFVVLDKRATPLLQLRMENCRSLAEQLFAFSILGDDRAIRATYAAGRCVHKK, translated from the coding sequence ATGACCAGCTCCATCAGCGCCCACCGCGGCCCGCTTTTCCATATGCTCGCCGACCCGGCGGAAGTGGGTGAAGAAGCCAGTTATCAGTACTGGGAAGACGGCCTGCTGGTCGTCGCAGACGGCAAGATAATCGCCGCCGGCGCCTACAGCGATCTGCTCTCTACGCTTCCCGACGGCGCAGTGATCGAGAATCATCCGGACAGCCTGATCGTGCCGGGATTCATCGACACCCATATTCACTATCCGCAAACCGAGATGATCGGCGCCTTTGGCAAACAGTTGCTGGAGTGGCTGAACACTTACACTTTCCCTACCGAACGCGACTTTCAGGACCCACAACATGCGCGCAGAGTGGCGCGGGTGTTTCTGGATGAGCTTCTGAAGAACGGCACCACTACCGCACTGGTATTCGGCACCGTGCACCCGGAATCGGTGGATATGTTTTTCGAAGAAGCGCTGGAACGTAATCTGCGCATGATCTGCGGCAAGGTCATGATGGACCGCAATGCGCCGGATTATCTTTGCGATACTGCGGAAAGCAGCTATCAGGACAGTAAAGCTTTATTGGAAAAGTGGCACGGCAAAGGTCGCCTGCTCTACGCCGTGACGCCGCGTTTCGCCCCCACCAGCACGCCGGAGCAGTTGGCGGCGGCGGGCCGTTTGCGTCAGGAACATCCCGACGCTTACATGCACACGCACTTATCGGAAAACCTCGCCGAATGCGCCTGGGTGAAAGAACTGTTCCCGCAATGCGCCAACTATCTGGATGTTTACGACCATTACGGCCTGCTCGGCAAACGCGCCGTCCTGGCTCATGGTATTCATTTGTGCGAAGACGAATGGAAACGGCTGCACAGCTCGGACTCCGCACTGGCGTTCTGCCCGACGTCCAATCTGTTCCTCGGCAGCGGCCTGTTCGCATTGGAAGAAGCCGAAAGACACAAAGTCAAAGTGGGCCTGGGCACAGATGTAGGCGGCGGCACCAGTTTCTCCCTGCTGCAAACCCTGAATGAAGCCTACAAGGTCATGCAGCTGCGCGGTCAGGCGCTGACGCCGTTCAAGAGCTTCTATCTGGCTACGCTGGGCGGCGCCAGAGCGCTGGAGCTGGACCACTGCCTGGGCGGCTTCACCGCCGGTAAAGAAGCGGACTTCGTAGTGCTGGACAAACGCGCCACGCCGCTGCTGCAACTGCGCATGGAAAACTGCCGCAGTCTGGCGGAGCAACTTTTCGCTTTCAGCATCCTGGGAGACGACCGCGCCATACGCGCGACTTACGCCGCGGGACGCTGCGTTCACAAGAAATAA
- a CDS encoding ureidoglycolate lyase produces the protein MSARRLRPQPLTREAFAPYGDVIVADAGSEHFTINYGQTERYHNLATVDVAESDGAPIISLFRSTPLAQPVSLRIMERHPLGSQAFYPLSPRPYLVVVAPPGDFDADKVEVFLAQPGQGVNYRKGVWHHYCLALEDVSDFLVVDRKGPGNNCDEVELPDAPWTIDL, from the coding sequence ATGTCCGCGCGTCGCTTACGTCCGCAGCCGTTGACCCGGGAAGCTTTCGCGCCCTACGGCGACGTCATTGTCGCCGACGCAGGCAGTGAACATTTCACCATCAACTACGGGCAGACGGAACGCTATCACAATCTGGCGACGGTGGATGTGGCGGAGTCCGATGGCGCGCCCATTATCAGCCTGTTCCGTTCCACGCCCTTGGCGCAGCCGGTCAGTCTCCGCATCATGGAGCGGCACCCGCTGGGCAGTCAGGCGTTCTACCCATTAAGCCCCCGTCCCTATCTGGTGGTAGTGGCGCCGCCTGGAGACTTCGACGCGGACAAAGTAGAAGTCTTCCTGGCGCAGCCGGGACAGGGCGTGAATTACCGCAAAGGCGTCTGGCATCACTATTGTCTGGCGCTGGAAGACGTCAGCGACTTTCTGGTCGTCGACCGCAAAGGGCCGGGCAATAACTGCGACGAAGTCGAACTGCCCGACGCGCCCTGGACAATTGATTTATAA
- the uraH gene encoding hydroxyisourate hydrolase, which produces MSQITTHVLDTAQGKPAAGVPIRFFAFVDDDWEQIGGGETNADGRLPNLLEESVVLPAGRYLMAFDTAAYFKKLTHTPGYRGPETCFYPYVDVVFEISGDGEHYHIPLLLSPYGYSTYRGS; this is translated from the coding sequence ATGAGCCAAATCACCACTCATGTTCTGGACACCGCCCAGGGCAAACCCGCCGCCGGCGTTCCCATTCGCTTCTTTGCATTCGTCGACGATGACTGGGAGCAAATTGGCGGCGGCGAAACCAACGCCGACGGCCGTCTGCCCAATCTATTGGAAGAAAGCGTGGTGTTGCCCGCAGGCCGTTATCTGATGGCCTTCGATACCGCGGCGTACTTCAAAAAGCTAACGCATACACCCGGTTATCGCGGTCCGGAAACCTGTTTCTACCCGTATGTGGACGTCGTCTTTGAAATCAGCGGCGATGGCGAGCACTACCATATTCCCTTGCTGCTCTCTCCCTATGGCTACTCCACTTACCGGGGCAGCTAA